Part of the Sorghum bicolor cultivar BTx623 chromosome 1, Sorghum_bicolor_NCBIv3, whole genome shotgun sequence genome, CCGCCGTCGCTGCCGCGCGAGCTGCAGCGCCGGACCGCCGAGATCCGGCGCAAGGTCGCCATCGTTGGTACCAGGCTCGACATGCTCAAGGAGGACCTGTCTGATCTCCCCAAAAGACAAAACATGTTAGTAGTATACAAAATCTCCCTCTtgttttgattgattgattgttgAAAAAAAGAAGATCTTTTTTTGAAAATCACAAAAAGAGGAGAAGTTATAACATGATGACGGCTTTTCGTGCGCTGCAGAAGCTTGAAACAGTTGGGCAAGCTAGCCGAGAAGCTTGCCGGTGTGTGTTCCAAGGCGCAGGAGGTTGGCGGCCAGTTCACCATGAAGTACTCCTCAGACAGGTGAATTATTCTCCTACTGGTACATGTAGTATATTATATTTGTATCCATCATGCATAATACTTGCAGCTTCTGATCATCTCGATCAAATTCTTACTCCTCCTCAATATATATTCAGGAATGACTTGTGTGGATGGAGCGCAAAGATAGATGTAAACAGCATTGCCAACATGGATAACCATGAAATGGTCAAATTGCAGAGGAAGGTAATGAAAGGTAAGCCTCTGCATGGCTTCCCAATACTTGTACATGTGATATGTCATATGTGTATGGTGAAGTACTGAAGTGAGCTCCTTGTGCATGGTGCAGAGCAAGATGCTGAGCTGAAGATACTGGAGGAGACCGTTACCAGCACGAAGCACATTGCGCTAGCGATCAACGGGGAGCTGGACCTACACACTAAGCTCATTGTAAGTGTCACTTGAATCTGTCCTCCTGCCAATTATGGTTCCTGAAACAGAGCTAGCTTTCTGCTGTCAGAGTTATACTACCTGGTTCTGAATCACTTTCACTTGAACGTTGCAGGAGAAACTGGACGAGGATGTTGAAGAAACAAGCAACCAGCTGCAGGTACATGTCTGTCAGCAGCCTCACAATTTTTCACCCTTCCCTGGACAAAAACAAAACTGCTAAGCCTAGTCAGCTTCCTCCGAGTTTCAAATGAGCTAATATGTTCCTTCTTGTCTTTGTAACTGCAGCGTGCGCTGAAGAGGCTGAAAGCACTCAACACGCGCATGAGGAAAAGCCGTTCTTGTTGGGGCATCGTGTTGTCTGTCGTTGCCGTTGTAATCTGCGTTGCCGTATTCTGGGCTCTGATAACGATCTAGTACTACAACGACCAAAAGGCCGGCCTTGCTAAGTTTCTGTAAGCATGGGGTTTAAGGACTGTACAGTACAATGACATTACCGACTGACATATGTTGTGTCTACTTATCTATATTCCAGTAAAAATATTAGCACTCGTACGCGTTGAGAATTTGAAATCCAGATAACCAGGTTTCATTAAAAACAATAGAGCCCAAACAACTGATCGAGTGTCTTAGTTCTCAAACTGTAAAATGAAATCGAGTTTGTATTGTACGTGTGCTTCTGGCTGCTTGTGAAAAATTGGCATGTGTTGTTCGGCAACACCGCAACAGCAAATGCAGGCAAGAAGAGACATGCAAGTTCACACAGGTTCTCGAaccagaaaaaagaaaaagaagacgcGGGCCGGGCGGTGCCTGCGCCGCACTTTTGTCATGTGCGGAGCACAGTCGGGCGCCTCACCTGCCTGCCTACCTAAATAGTCTTTTGAACATTAATGATCACGATCTGGGCTGCCAAAATACTGCattgattctttttttttttttgacagacAAATGCTGCATGATTGATTAGCGCCTGATGAGACGGAGCCATTCCTCGAGGCTGAGCTATATAATAACGCTTGTTTTCGTCCGTAAAGCCGAGGCCGAAAAGAAGCGAAAAAAGCTTGCGATTTGGCAACGAAAGTGGATCCAACTTTGCAGCCAGCATCAAGCACGGGGAACCTGATCCGGCCAGAGCATGCACACGATAACAAAGGGCTTTCTTGCCTCGTAAAAAAAGAAGATGAGCCTCTGATCCGATCCCTACAGAGTACATACTGATTCCAAGCGCAAGATGCCGGCCCTGTAAAACTGGCTGGAAATTCTGGCCGGGTTCATTTCCAGCACGCAACGCTGCCAAGGGCCAATCCTGAACTGAAGCTTCGTCTGAGTTGTGGCACCGGTTCGACCTCCTGGAATTGGGGTCAAAGCAAAACCGACAGCAGCAGTCCATGATCTACTGACTGATTGGCTATTGATGGCAATGGCATGGACCTGCCTGCATGTGCAGCCACCTCTCACCGTGCCAGGGTAGGAGTACGTAGACAGGCAGGCAGAGGCATggacctgaagaatgaactggTAGCTAGCTAGCACTTGACGACGCCATTCTTGGCTGCAGCAGAAGCTGAGCTGGTATGACGTTACATTAACAATTACAGCGCTGCAAGTAACTCTGTAATAAACGGTAAAGTTAAAAGGTCCTGTAACAAGAACAGAAAAGGAATGTTCCACTGCAGGCTTGCAGAACAGTGAGAAGCCAGTGGTTGGTTCAGATTTCAGAGCCTTTCAGCATCCATTCAAGTTCAGAGACTACAGTAGCTAGCTTTCTTCAGTAACTCAACTTTACCAAGAAACTGCATGCTTCCTTTCGTAAAGCTTGTGCACTGACGGATCTAAAGTGTGGCGCCTGGCGCGGCTGAAGAAAAGCTCTGTCTCCTTAAATCCTTAACGTGGAAGGCACTCGGATCTGGGGCTTCTTTTTCTCTGAAGCCAGGATCTATTCTGGCCTGAGGTGCCTGCTCCTAACTAACCACACTTGTATTGTAGGTGTACTCCTAAACTTGTCTGTTGTTAAACACTACTAATATACTACTCATACTAGGCATATGTACAAATACTAGCAGAAAAATGTTGTTTTAATCATGCGTATGTAGAAAGGCGTTTTCAATGATCCATGCAATGTGATAATAATAATGTAATGTAACGTAGGCGGCAGGAGTCAAATCCGTCCACGAAAGCAATCCAATCCATGTTCCATGGGGATCAACTGATCAATCATGCAGTGCATGTTCGTGGTGGCCGTGGATTCAGCACGCCGCGTGGGGGCAGCTGGCATGATTGCGCGTTCTCCGCCTGCTGACGCTCGTCGTTGCTTACGGATCGGGACGACGAAACTCTGAATCAACAAGAGATGAAACCTCATGAGCACTGCACTGCCCTGCACTGACACTTATTACCTTACTTTCTGAAGCAACACGACATCTGTGCGTATTTGTATAGACCTTGAATTTCGCTGAAATTTGTCTTATGGTGGATGTTTATGCTAAAATTCTATAAGAGAAAAAACTGTTCATTTGCTAAAAAGTACTGCTTGCTTGAGCTTATATGTcgaatctgtcagtcattcagCAGAGTTTTTCTCTCGCAACAAATCAGTGAACAGTAATGAGTTCGCTCACGTTTAACACACCGGAGGTGGCAATGATGCTCGTGCTGCCTGCCAACTGAATCAGAAGCACAGTAATTTCATTTGACACTAGATATATAGTAAACCCGTCCGGCCACTGTACTGCCACTGATGATCAGCATCTCTTGTGCATGTGCTTGTAGTACCACCTGACCTGGCCAACTCTCACTCCCAGCATGCATGGGAAGAAAGTTCCATGGAGTACTGCATATAACTGGGAAAAAAGGAATGAAACACACACAGCATCATCACGGTTCCCAGCTCAGCTTAGCATACAATCCTTCCCTTTGTACCTACCGAAGGGCCCTCTGTCAACTCCCACTGTCCATGGGGTCCCTCGCTCGCCAAGCGACAACTTAGACGCTTTCCATGCATCAATGCAGCAGATCAAAACCAAAAAGGCCTGAATCATTTTTACAGATCCCATGCATGCATCGTTTTCTTCAGCATCAGCAGTTCAGCACCTGCCGGCCtgccttctcttttcttttgttaTCCCCTCACTGCCTCACAAAtctcaatcaatcaaataccacAAGGCAAGGCCCCCATACGTCTCTCCCTCCTCCACTAAGCACTAGCAATGATGGCCCTCCGTCAGGGCCCCCTCCCACATGGGATGGCCAGTTGGCCACCCCAACTCTGCCAATTGCCCTATAAAACCGCCTGGACCGACCGGAGTCCCACAGCGCAGCTGTGaccggaggaggaagaagaagaatcagCGGCAGCGATCGACACAGGAGGGGGAGCGAAAAAAGTGGCCTTTTTTGCAGCCGCCGGCGACAGGACTCTAGCGCTTCTCAGCTCAAGCATCTGACAGGGGATCGGAGGATGGGGGGACGACGCAGTAGAGGAGGAGGCGCGTCGGGCCTGCTAGTGTGGGCGGTGGCgattgcggcggcggcggcggcggcggtgtcgCGGGCGCAGCTGCAGGTGGGGTTCTACGACACGCTGTGCCCGGCGGCGGAGATCATCGTGCAGGAGGAGGTCAGCAAGGCGGCGTCCGGCAACCCCGGCGTCGCCGCGGGCCTCCTCCGCCTCCACTTCCACGACTGCTTCGTCAGGGTCAGTGCGCGCTCTCTCTTCGATCCATTATTGATGATGAATGACAGCACGGCATGCCGTACAGCTGCTTCGATTCACCTACTATCTGCTACAATTAGCAAGCACGCTGCTGCTGCGCCTTGCGTACAAGAGGAGGAGAGAAGCTTCGAGTGATCCAATGCAACGTGGTGTCACCCTGCCTCGCTTGCATTGCGTAGTTGCATGTGAAGCTTGCCTGCCTGCCTCTCCTTCCTctgttcattcattcattccccTCCACGCACATATTCGTATTTTTGTCTCCTCGACTTGTTTTACAGCGATAAAGCTATTCATCTGACACATGAGTCACATGCATGCAGTAGAAGCAACAGGAACATCATCGATcagttttattttcttctactgACTGATAGCGAGCTGTGTTGTACTGACGACGACGCATGCATTGCAGGGGTGCGACGGGTCGGTCCTGCTGGACTCGACGGCGGGCAACCAGGCGGAGAAGGACGCGGCGCCGAACGCGAGCCTGCGCGGGTTCGAGGTGATCGACAGCGCCAAGACGCGGCTGGAGCAGGCCTGCTTCGGCGTCGTCTCCTGCGCCGACATCCTCGCCTTCGCCGCCCGCGACGCCCTCGCGCTGGTACGCACTGctccccctccctccctccctgtgCACCAGTGTCAACTACCTCGCGCTCTCTCACTCTCTCAGTCCACCTACCTTCCAGCTGCTCTGCTCATCCACTAGCTTCTCCTCCTATCCGGTGGTTCACTTGAGTCAGCAGTAGTAAATAACAAACACAAAACGACTCCCATCCCAAGATAGAACGCAGAGCTCGATATCGGTCTAGGATCACGCGCGCGACGCAGTGCAAGTGAAGAGGCATGGCCCGGCCGATTCGTCGGTGCCTCCTTGCCTTTCTGgacgttttttttttcttcccccTTCCTTTCTGGATGGGAGATGGATGGTTGCCAGGACAGCAGCGTCTTTGGAATGGAAGCGTAAAAAATGGGGACTTTTTTGCTTGTGATTCAGCGATCGCAAGGCCGTCCAGGTCCAGCCTTTCGCGGAAAGCAAGCCCTGGTTGATTGGCGACTCCACCGAATGATGATGCCCTGTACTGCACGTACGCGCACGTAGGCCGCGGTCGGGCATCGGGTgcggcctgcctgcctgcctccgAAGCAAGCGCACGCACGGTGgccgtgcagtgcagtgcagctaGCAGCCGGCAGGGTGATGCTCCGGCAGAGAGGAGAGGCGTTCGTTTCTTTAGGTGCACGTCTCGGTTTTGTTTGGTTGTTCGGTTCGTTACCGTGCGCATGCACGGGCCTACCGGTGGGTCGGCGGTGTCCGTAGCAGCAGCAACGGCACATGGTTGTGTCGTGTCGCCCTCCAAAGGCTCAGCGTAGGAGAGGGAGAGAAGCCCAGGACCCCTTTCCCTTAAAACTTTCTTCTGGAGGTGAAGATGGCATTAAGGAAGTACTTTGTTCAGTTCAGGAATAATAGGAATAGTACTCCATTTGCCTTGGGCTGGGGCCAATTTAGCACTGCAAAAACAAGAAGAATGCTCGTCTGCCGAATGCCGTTAGGGTCACTGGATTCCATATCGCTATATTTACTGCTCACATGACGGTTGTTTCACACTGTAATGTTTGGCTTGGGACGATATATGGATTGGTCCTATGTGGTCTGTGCTAACTTGGTCAGCTACATTCTGAACTAGGAGAACCTGGGCACAATTACTAGTGCTGACAACCCGAAAAACACATTGATACGATACCATTAAGTCAACTGATCACGTTCAGCATTAAACATGCTGGTCGAGCCTGACTGAGGTGCTGCATCCCCGTTCTAGTATTTGGACAAGCAGCATCTTGTGCACGCGCCGGCAGTATCACCAGCTGGTGAGACGACTGTGAAGTCGGCGTCACACTGTCACTCATGGTCGTTGCAGCTAGCCAGGGAGCGTAGCGTACGAAACAGAACTTTCCATTACGCAGCTGCAAAACAGAGCACGACGCTGCTAAGAGCCGTCGAGGCAGCATCAAAATCCGGCGGCGGTTTGACGTCCATGTCTCGACGAGGCGGCCAGCCTTGGGAACGCGGCGTGGGGCACGCCAGGACACGTTCGTGGGCGCATGGTTTTTCGTGGATCCGACGCGCACCCCATGTGCACTGCCCCGGGCCCGGCACGTCCACATGGCCTTGTTGCTCTGCCGTCGCAGTCTCCCGCACCCGCCCACCACCCGGAGGGTGGCGACCGGACGTTCCGGGTTCGCAGGCATGTGCCAGCTCAGCTCGCGTTCGCTGGCTGGCGTGGCGGTTACTGACGAAAGCTCCGGCTAAAAGTGTTCTGTTCTGTCTGATGATAATGCAGGTCGGGGGCAACGCGTACCAGGTGCCGGCTGGTCGGAGGGACGGCAACGTCTCGTCGGCGCAGGAGGCGGGCGCGAACCTGCCGCCGCCGACGGCGAGCGTGAGCCGGCTGAACCAGGTGTTCGGCGCCAAGGGGCTGACCCAGGCGGACATGGTGGCGCTGTCGGGCGCGCACACGGTGGGCGCCGCGCGCTGCAGCTCCTTCAACGGCCGGCTCTACTCGTACGGTCCCAGCGGCGCCGGGCAGGACCCGTCCATGGACCCCGCGTACCTGGCGGCGCTCACGCAGCAGTGCCCGCAGGTGCAGGGGAGCGACCCGGCGGTGCCCATGGACCCCGTCACGCCCaccaccttcgacaccaactaCTACGCCAACCTGGTCGCCAAGCGCGGCCTGCTCGCCTCCGACCAGGCGCTGCTCGCCGACCCGACCACCGCCGCGCAGGTGGTCGGATACACCAACAGCCCCGCCACGTTCCAGACCGACTTCGTCGCCGCCATGCTCAAGATGGGCAACATCGAGGTGCTCACCGGCACCGCCGGCACCATCCGGACCAACTGCAGGGTGGCTAGCTAGTAGACTCACATGCATGTGTGTTGGCGGGCGGCGGTGTGATTAAAATCATACGGTGACGAACTGTACGTACGGCGTAGAGTGGTGTGATGTGGTCCGATGATGAAAATTGTACGTGTCCATCGATCGAGAGCTGTAGTTGTGTACGTAGTACAGTACGTGCTAGTTACGTATACGCATCAGTTGCTTATAGCTTGtgcgtcttttttttttttgtgttataTACACTTTTTTGTCCTTTTGGTTTTATACGTGTTTATGGATCAGTGATATAGCTTTATTTATTCTTTTAGCTTACTTGTGACttgcgccttgtttagttcgctaaaattttgatttttggctacggtaacattttcgtttttatttgacaaacattgtccaataacggagtaactagactcaaaagattcatcttacaaattacaggtaaactgtgtaattagtttttattttcgtctatatttaatgctccatgcatgcgaccaaagattcgatgtgacggagaatcttgaaaattttttggcaactaaacaaggccttgtgtgCCATGTAACCATTAAACCATGAGTCGGGGATCATCAGCAACTGTGTGTATATCTAATCTAAGGATTGTGAGAATATATATAGTTATAGTGCTCAATGAAAAGCTGCGTAGACAGAAAATCTTCAGTTTATTCTCTGATGATGTTTGAGTATTCCTGGCCGACTTGCCAATTTCTTCCCAAAAccatcacaaaaaaaaaaaaggcaagcCCAAGGCACCGTGTTCATGTTCAAAAGAAAAATGTCCCAGGCCCGAAATCAACATGAATCGAAGGAACGGGGCAATTGTGGCTGTTAATGTCTGGACTCTTTCGGCCTTTGTTTGGGCCAGGAGTCTACAAACGCAGCGGGCTACGTACTCAACACCCTCAGTGGACTGGGCTGTCTACAACTACAAGGCCCCGTGCAAAGCAGTCTTCGTGCTTCCTTCCCTGAATGAATAATCTGGGCCTGGGCTGTTCGGTGAGTCTGGGCCATGAGCGCTCTAGCATAGTAGTAACCGTTTCCCTCCA contains:
- the LOC8077973 gene encoding syntaxin-52, with protein sequence MARPVLPITAPRGGAAPPSSWSSPVDQWTKRLQEAQRLVDEVAERVAERESVPPSLPRELQRRTAEIRRKVAIVGTRLDMLKEDLSDLPKRQNISLKQLGKLAEKLAGVCSKAQEVGGQFTMKYSSDRNDLCGWSAKIDVNSIANMDNHEMVKLQRKVMKEQDAELKILEETVTSTKHIALAINGELDLHTKLIEKLDEDVEETSNQLQRALKRLKALNTRMRKSRSCWGIVLSVVAVVICVAVFWALITI
- the LOC8085726 gene encoding peroxidase 5 gives rise to the protein MGGRRSRGGGASGLLVWAVAIAAAAAAAVSRAQLQVGFYDTLCPAAEIIVQEEVSKAASGNPGVAAGLLRLHFHDCFVRGCDGSVLLDSTAGNQAEKDAAPNASLRGFEVIDSAKTRLEQACFGVVSCADILAFAARDALALVGGNAYQVPAGRRDGNVSSAQEAGANLPPPTASVSRLNQVFGAKGLTQADMVALSGAHTVGAARCSSFNGRLYSYGPSGAGQDPSMDPAYLAALTQQCPQVQGSDPAVPMDPVTPTTFDTNYYANLVAKRGLLASDQALLADPTTAAQVVGYTNSPATFQTDFVAAMLKMGNIEVLTGTAGTIRTNCRVAS